A single Anopheles funestus chromosome 2RL, idAnoFuneDA-416_04, whole genome shotgun sequence DNA region contains:
- the LOC125764561 gene encoding uncharacterized protein LOC125764561 — MSKSLVKKAFALAEQELVSKKHKTDEKATKRKASALELIPRHQKLVQLVGKRGKRVEKDMIHRREKLTVTDVRQQLANRRDPTEDNVKKLLMLTTSKLDDVSRETILKRARTGHYVSRVKVPKSNRHREGDTMAEEDTDNQDAAGGSVFTEEDFANFARELEKSSLLH; from the exons atgtctaaATCGCTTGTGAAGAAAGCATTTGCTCTGGCAGAGCAGGAACTTGTTTctaaaaagcacaaaacagaTG AAAAAGCtacaaaacgaaaagcaaGTGCCCTGGAACTGATACCACGACACCAGAAGCTGGTACAGTTAGTAGGCAAGAGAGGAAAAAGGGTAGAGAAAGATATGATACACCGGCGGGAAAAGCTCACCGTTACGGACGTACGTCAACAGCTTGCCAATCGCCGCGATCCTACAGAGGATAACGTTAAAAAACTGCTAATGCTTACCACGTCCAAACTAGACGATGTATCTCGCGAAACG ATCTTAAAACGTGCGCGCACTGGCCATTACGTATCGCGGGTAAAAGTGCCGAAAAGTAACAGACACAGAGAGGGAGACACAATGGCTGAGGAAGATACAGACAACCAAGATGCCGCTGGAGGGAGCGTATTTACTGAGGAAGATTTCGCTAACTTTGCGAGGGAGTTGGAAAAAAGCTCattattgcattaa
- the LOC125764516 gene encoding protein tilB, giving the protein MVRITEQLIRKKSEHNELIIGTLEELSLHQEDIERIEHIGHWCRDLKILLLQSNLIPKLENLNRLKKLEYLNVAINNIERIENLEALEALRKLDLTLNFIGELTSVESLQGNYCLRELFLTGNPCTDFPGYREYVITALPQLEQLDGQEITRSDRLRAGRNFSSLREQIVQHEALYKIERDEQRVRVQQTIAEQEESVRDLPDDDERKTNEFWQQKSEHCPETRIQMAKFSRRGKQHAARDVDQPDEQKRKRRLFAECGRPYSLNEPRLSFEFRDEPDRFELDLHLYKYLDTSLVDVDAQPNYVRVTVKGKVFQLALKHDIQTDRSTCQRSQTTGHMLVTMPKLHPERIIKPTTGKQTVSAPGVKTVSRSRNDTDLTGTVNIRNICNSTSNTKPSPINEEDEVPDLI; this is encoded by the exons ATGGTTAGAA TTACGGAACAGTTGATACGTAAAAAATCGGAGCACAATGAGCTGATTATCGGTACGCTCGAGGAACTGTCTTTGCACCAGGAAGATATCGAACGCATCGAGCACATTGGCCATTGGTGTCGCGATCTTAAGATACTTCTTTTGCAATCAAATCTTATCCCAAAATTGGAGAACTtaaatcgattaaaaaaacTCGAATATCTAAATGTGGCCATCAACAATATCGAACGTATCGAAAACCTGGAAGCACTCGAGGCACTACGGAAGCTCGATCTAACACTCAACTTTATCGGCGAGCTGACAAGTGTTGAAAGTCTTCAGGGTAACTACTGTTTGCGGGAGCTTTTCCTCACCGGAAATCCTTGCACGGATTTTCCGGGGTATCGAGAGTATGTCATAACGGCGTTGCCTCAGCTGGAGCAACTGGATGGACAAGAAATTACACGCAGTGATCGTTTACGTGCCGGAAGAAACTTCTCTTCGCTGCGTGAACAAATTGTACAGCACGAAGCGTTATATAAAATTGAACGCGATGAGCAGCGGGTTCGAGTGCAACAGACAATTGCAGAACAGGAAGAGAGTGTGCGCGATTTGCCAGACGACGATGAGCGAAAGACAAACGAATTTTGGCAACAGAAAAGCGAACACTGTCCAGAAACTCGTATCCAGATGGCAAAGTTCTCTCGCCGAGGTAAACAACACGCTGCCAGGGATGTCGATCAGCCGGATGAGCAGAAACGGAAGCGAAGACTCTTCGCTGAATGTGGTCGTCCGTATAGTTTGAATGAACCACGGCTTAGCTTTGAATTTCGCGACGAACCGGATCGATTCGAGCTGGATTTGCATCTGTACAAATATCTCGACACTTCCCTGGTGGATGTAGACGCACAGCCTAACTACGTGCGTGTGACGGTGAAAGGTAAGGTGTTTCAACTTGCCCTTAAGCACGACATCCAGACAGATCGATCCACCTGTCAGCGGTCGCAAACTACCGGTCACATGTTAGTAACAATGCCAAAACTTCATCCCGAACGGATAATTAAACCTACAACGGGAAAACAAACGGTTTCTGCTCCTGGAGTAAAGACGGTCTCCCGATCCCGTAACGACACTGATTTAACTGGAACGGTTAATATTAGGAACATTTGCAACAGCACCAGCAATACTAAACCGTCCCCAATAAACGAAGAGGACGAAGTACcggatttaatttaa